Proteins from a single region of Apium graveolens cultivar Ventura chromosome 7, ASM990537v1, whole genome shotgun sequence:
- the LOC141673888 gene encoding uncharacterized protein LOC141673888 encodes MDFVNTAQEVREELVGQFSSIDGHRVYQILKDLHALEQGDKSVEFYYHKMKNLWDEYVALEPTVTCKSARGQILMMNPFPSIAQAFSLIKQEERQRQGYVSSNAFLVNVKINASTVSTIANANTGTASNDMLNSKKQGLRCNYYHKEGHTKEHCFKLIQYTLRGRGQGKFSGDQGGFRTHPAQMQTNQQANNVHQSVSSSPQLYLEQIQQ; translated from the exons ATGGATTTTGTGAACACTGCTCAGGAAGTCCGGGAGGAGTTAGTTGGCCAATTCTCCAGTATTGACGGTCATCGAGTCTATCAAATTCTAAAGGATCTCCATGCTCTTGAGCAAGGTGATAAATCTGTTGAGTTTTACTATCATAAGATGAAAAATCTTTGGGATGAGTATGTGGCTTTAGAACCGACTGTGACTTGCAAAT CAGCTAGGGGACAAATACTTATGATGAATCCATTTCCTTCTATTGCACAGGCTTTCTCCCTCATTAAACAAGAAGAGAGACAAAGGCAAGGCTATGTTTCTTCTAATGCTTTTCTTGTCAATGTTAAAATTAATGCATCCACAGTCTCTACAATTGCTAATGCAAACACTGGTACTGCTTCCAATGATATGCTGAATTCTAAAAAGCAAGGATTAAGATGCAATTATTATCATAAGGAGGGACATACCAAAGAGCATTGCTTCAAGCTCATTCAATATACTCTGAGAGGCCGTGGCCAGGGCAAATTTAGTGGGGATCAGGGAGGTTTTCGAACTCATCCTGCACAAATGCAGACTAATCAGCAAGCTAACAACGTTCATCAATCTGTTAGCTCATCTCCTCAACTTTATCTGGAACAGATTCAACAATAG